TATCTGAAGCTTAAACACGCTCTGGAAGAGGTTAAAAAGCACGACAGGGGAGTTAAATTACTCCTGCTACTCTCTCAGACCCCACTTCTCTCTACTCAGGAAGAGGTAGGCCTCTTTCTCCAGCTCCTTTGGAACGTAGTCTAGCAGTATCTCCGCCCGCTTCACCTTCTCCCTTATTCCTTTGCCCATTGCAACCTGGTTCTTCTCCAAGAGCTTCCCAAGAATATCGACGATGTGCTCGTCCGTCTTCTTTTCGGCGTAGAGCCGCTTCCCAACGAGCCACACCCTCTCGTTCTTCCTGTAGAAGTCCCACCCGCGCTCGGTAAAGAACTCGGGACCGGGCTTTATCCTCACCCTCTCGCGCTCCAGTCTGTCGAGTTCTAGCATTATGAATGCCTTCCCTCCAGAATGGCCGACGTCCCAGCCGAGGACGGTGAAGTCCTCCCTCGACAGTGCCCTCTCAAAGCCCCTCGCACTCCTCTCGAGCTGGGGCAGGAGAATGTCGTCGATGAGGTTCGGTTTATCGAAGGTCAGGGTCAGCAGGTGGGTTCCCTTTCTTCTGAGTTCCTCCAGATAGTTTCCAATCCCCCGCTCCGACGGGAAGAAGAACTCAGCTGAGGGACCCTCGATGAAGCCCCTTGCCTTGAAGTAGAAGCGCCCGAACTTCTCCCAGCTTAAGTTCGCTGCGACGTTCCTTCTGGGATCCACGGGGTCAATAACGACCAGCGGCCTGTCCTCCTCTGCCTCGCGCTTCACGGTTTTCATTGCCGTTTCGTACTCCTTCCTGAGCCAGTTCCCGGGGTCGATTACCTTCTGCCTGAGCATGAAGTCGGCGTTCTTGAGAACCTCCAGGAAGGAGCCGTACTTTATCACGAGTATCTCTGCCAGATACCCTGAAAAGCCGCGGACATAGATCTCGCTGCCGTACGCGTTGATCCCCTTGAGGAAGCGTTTAAGCAGTCTAACCTCATCGTTTCTGCCTTTGAGGTTCTCGTTCACCCACTTTGTGTGAAGAATCGAACGGTCGACGGCGGTCCTGACGTCCTTCCAGTCCTTCACGTCGTAGCAGGGAACGAGGTCGACTTTGACGCCTTTATATCTGGCCCTCACGTACGGATGCTCCGCGTAGGCTATCTCATACGAGTCGAGCTTTTCTGCTATGGCCGTCCCAAGCTCCAGTCCCTTCTCTCTCAGTTCTTCAATGGGGGTATCGATTGGAAACGCGAGAAAGAGGTCGAAATCGTGGTCTCCGGCAAGGTACGTGTCCTTGGCGGTAGAGCCGACGAAGTAAGGATTGACGTCGAGGCCAAGCCCTTCGGCGGTTCCCCTTGCAACCTCTTTAAGTTCATCCATCAGCGAGTGGACGAAGGCCCTCTCTTCCTCGGTTGGTCGTATGTTCTGGAGGACTTCGTTGATGACCTCTTCGAGCGTCATTCCTTCTCCTCCGGCTCTTTAAGCTCAAACCTTGCTACCGTCTCGTATATCGGTCCGCTAGGAGTCAGCGTGCTCTTCTTCAGCTCTATCGCCTCGACATCGAACTCTCCGAAGTCCTCGTTGGCGAGCTCTTTGAGTGCCATCGCCAGCTCGAGCTTATCGCGGACGAACTTTACCCTGCCTATGGTTATGTGGGCGACGAAGTCCTTCTCCTTCTTAAAGCCGAGCCGTCTCATGGCTTTTTCGACGTCCTCCGCTATCGCCTTTATCCCCTCGTCGTTCTCTATCCCCGCCCAGATAACCCTCACGTAGTTCGGGTTCGGGAAGACGCCTATTCCCTTCACCCTCGCCCTGTGCTTTTTGTGCTTCTTCGCTATCTCCGCGAGTGCCCTCTTGACCTCCTCCGCGGTCGCCTCGTCTATCTCCCCGAGGAACTTCAGCGTAACGTGAAAGTTCTCCCTCTCGACGAACTTTATCTTAGCAGCCTTGCTTCCTATCCTCTCCTGAGCCTTAACGAGGTTGTCCCTGACGGCATCATTAACCTCTATGGCTATGAACGCCCTCATAGCACCACCGAGAAAAGTTGGGGGAAGGGGTTAAAGGAGTTTCGAGTTGTTCCTGAATCCTCTGAAAAATAAAAATGAGAGACGGTGTTTTTACCCTATGAATGTTATCTCTATTGCGTCTTCTGCGCTGAATCCACTCGTGTCACCCTGGCTTGCTCCTGGGAGAGGAATGTCGGCCCCAGCTTCTGTGTCCCTCCACTGGCCAACTATGTAATGAACATCGCGGTAGTTCGTGATGTTAGGATATATTATGTTCATGAAGTAGTAGGCTCCAGCTGCAGTGCTGTCAGCATCTGTACCATAGATTGTAAACACAGTGGCGTTGATGGACTTGTCAGCGAAGCCTTGGATGACGAAGTAGCCCTCAGTGGCGTTCCACCAGGGTTTTGGAGCCTTCCACGTAACGTTACCTTGAGGAGTGACGATAGTTATCACGCCATTCTCAATGACCATATGAACTGGCGAAACGTTGTCGTATCTAGCGGTTACTGGGTTCACCAGTGGACCACCTACGGACACGACTGTGTCTCCTGGTGAAACTTCACCGAAGTCAAAAGTACTAGCTAGTCTTGAGATTCTTCTTACATCATTTCCTGGTGCTGCCGTCGGCGAAACATAAAGGGCCGTTGAAAATGCGTCTGGGGTTCCGAGGTTGTTGAATACGAAAAACAGGCTGCTAGCATTTCCAACCGAACTCGGATAATCCCCTATGGGGTAGAGTGCGTAGTCTCCTACGGGAGTTAATACGGCATCTATGGTTCTCTCTTCCTGGTTCCCGAGATTGACGGAGGTTCTGTACGTTTCGTATCCGTGCTTTTCAATGGCGATGTTATAATCTCCGGCAGGTACTTCAATTGTCAGCGGAGTTGTTCCGGTGTAGTTACCGTCTATGTAGACGCTGGCTCCCGAGGGTCTAGAGAGAATTCTCAGGGTTGCCACGGGATCTCCGAGGAGGGTAACCACTCTCTCTGGCATTGTTATCTCGTTGCCGTTGGTCAGGTTGAGGATGACTTGGTATGTGTAGTTGTCAGGCTCAAGCCCCGTCACGTTGATCGTGGCATAGTCCATGTTGTACTGATAGTCCGATCCCGTCCACATCCAGTATGTTGCACTCCAGCTATCTATTACTGCATGGATTGAAGCAACTGGATGGCCGTTGGCATCGACGAAGGTGTCCTCGAGAGTAAGTATAACTGAACCATCTCCAAAGATATCAACAGGATTGTATTTTTCAAGGGTGAGCTGGTCACTCTCCTGGCCGGTGACGGCGTTCTTGACTATGACAATGGCCCTATTATTGTCAGCGTCTATGTCAATGACGGTAATTACCCAGTCAGTGCCCTCGATGGCCTGTGGCTGGCCAACCTGGTACCACTTAGTACCCTTATCATACCCACGTTTTGTGAGCACGAACTCGGCATTGTTTACATCGACGATGCTGTCTACTTCCACGTAAAGCCACGACTGAGCTAGGGTATCGCCATCAGAGGGTGTTGGAGACATATACTCAGCCAATGGAACTTCTATTAAAGCCACTAGATCTTTCCCCTCAGGTATTTGGGTGTATACCCCTTTTACCGTGTACCCCAGTGGTGTCAAAACTTCAACCTTATCAAGAGTGCCGGTAACTCCGTCCTGGTACTTGTCCTTGACCTTGATGTAAACTGGTACCGTGGGGGAGTTCACAACTTTAGATGCATTCTCGATAGCGTCAGTAATATCTAGATATATCGTGGTGTTAGGGAATGGATGAGCCTGATAACTGGATAAATCCGTGTAGTGACCCATGTAAAAATTGAAGTATTCTCTGCTCCAGATGGGGGAATTAGGATCGCCTATGCCGATCTCTATTCCTCCCTGCCCTATTATCTGTCCTCTCTTGGGATGATTTATCTTGAATCCTACAAAGGCCTTGGGCTGGTAATCGCGGGGAACAATGAGGTATGCATAGCCCCGACTTAGCTTGTGGTTGGTGTCCTGTGCGGCTTGATAGGTGAGCCAGAAGTAACCACTGTCTCCCCAGTCTGTTCCCCAAGAGTTCACGAGAAGGAACGCTCCCTGACCATCGGGAGTTTGCTTAGTGTCGTCATAGCCAACTATTGTCACAGCGTGGCCACCTTTATAATCTTCATGGTCTTGATTAAGTGCATACACGTTGTCGGGAAGTTGGTCATTGTGGAAATCATCATACACCTCAATTACGGTAAATGCAACGTAGCCTCTAGCTAGCAAATACTTAAAATACGTAAAGTTATCTTGGTTTGTTAGGTCAAGCACATAAACATCAAAACTTGTTGGATACCATGCTCGGTTATATGCGGCTTCAATCCACTGGGTATCGTTGGACCAGAGCCAGGCGTAATTGTCGGGATCCCCATAGGGGCCCTTGACGAACAACGGGAACGAACTGAGGGGGACTGCGCCAATTGTCGAGATTAGGTTTATCGCGTCAAGGGGATAACTCCCACTATCTGTCCCGTTGTTTATCAGGTTGTACGTGAAGGTTGGGTTCATTATCTCGTCATCATTCGAAGGGAAGCTATTCCAATTCCACCAGTTCACCATGTACGTCCATGTGTAATAAGTTGAAGCCCATCCAACACATGAGCCCACTGGCCCTTGACTTCTGATAGGTGGGAGATAGCGGGTATTAACGATTTTTAACGGCAAATTAGGTGATGCCTCACTGGAGGAGTATGCCAGATTTTTTAGGGTTTCCTTTAGGGTCTCTGTAGATCTTCCGGGGTACTCAGGGGCCCTTTCTATAAGCTCTAGGTAGTTCTCCGGAGTCAAGCGCTTAAACTTGAATCCAGTAACCCTCTCGTACTCTTCTGGAGAGACGTACAGAGCACCTAGGCCGTGCTTCTGTGTCATTGTGGGGTTACTTCTTGTAGTCTCAGAGGTTGCTGGAGTCGCATTAACAAAAACTAACGAAAAAGTGAGCATAGCCAGAATTAGAATTGCATATAGCCTTTTCAAATAAATCACCTGCAAGGTTCTTGGAAGTAGAGACTTAAAAATCCTTCGGATATAAAACAAACTTTTTGTTTGAAAAGTCAAAAAAGAGACTTTACTCCCTAACCACAACCGGGAACTCCTCCCAGGGGAAAACTACCCACTTGTCGGTCCTAAATACGTAGAAGTCGGGAACGACCTTCGTCCACGGCTTCATGCTGAGGCAGGCAACCTTAACCTCGCTCGCCCCGGCCTTCTTGACTTCCTCAATGACGACCTCGAGGGTCTTTCCGGTGTCGCTGACGTCGTCCACTATAACGACTTTCTTGCCCTCGAACTCGCCGTAGAGGGGTATCGTTATTACGGGCTTCTCCATCCTCTCCTCGATGTCCTTGTAGAACTTAACGTCGATCACCTTGACCTCGATGTCGCCGAGGATGTGGCTGAGCCTCACCGCCGGTATGAGTCCGCCCCTCGCGACGCCGACTATCACGTCTGGCGTGAAGTGCTTTCTCAGCTCATCAGCGAGCGCGAATATCGCCCTGTCAACCTGCCACCAGGTGAGATAAACCTTGTCCATGTCAACACCTCCGAATATCCAGGGTTAACATCAGCCCCACTTAAGGCTTTCCTCTGAGTGGTAGAAGTTAAAACCCCAAGCTTAAAAAGGATGCTTTGACAAAATATTGTTAAAACAGCATATGTTTGAGCGTTAACGTTTGTGTGACCTACTATACACGTGAATTAGTCCCCGACTAAGTCAGGTGAAAGTGAAAGGAAAGTTTATATGATATGATGTTCAAAAATGACTAGTTAAAGATGTAATGTGAGCCGCTGATCCTGTGAGTGCTTATATTTCCTTACCTGACTATTGGCCTCCGGGAGCGTTGAATGCGGGAGGGGTGATTAATTGATGGGGATAAGAAATGTCCTGAGTGAGTTTTGGGTCGAGTTTCTCTTTATCTATCTTTTCATCCCGGTGGTGTTTTCTATCTACGTTTTGGCCACTCCGGTCTCCGAGAGATTCCCCGGGCTTGGCTGGGATGGACTTAAAAGTTTTGTATACTGGGCGGGCTTTTCGCTGGCGATCTACTTTGCCCTGATGCGAAATCCCAGGCAGAGAAGAATTGCGGAGAAATACCATCGTAGCAAGAGGACGATGGCGTATTACATCCTCTCAGTGGCCTTGGTGGCCTTTCTTCCAATACAGTCTCACTACGCCCTACCCCTGATCGTAATCTTGACCATCTTTTTCGTTCACAGGACTTACGAAATACGCCTTGAGGAGATGAGTATAAAAGAGGGAAAGGGGCTCAGCTGATGACGCACTTGCTCCAGCCGCACCTTGGACAGGTGGCGCAGCCGCTCTCCATCCTTAGCTCCACCAGTTCTCCGTCCTTCTCGTAGCAGACCGGACAGTACGCAACGCCGAGAAGCTCCCGTATCTTCTCCTCTGGGATGTCGGGCTTTTCAGTGTGGTGTGGGTGCTCGTGGAGCGGCTTTGGGGCCGAGACATGCGAGACCGAGAAGGTCAGCGCGGTGGCCTGGCCGCTCTTCTCCTTCCCGTTGGTGCCGTTCAGTATCGCCTCGACGTTGATGAAGCGCGTCAGCCACGGCTCGGCCTCGACTATTGCTTTGAGCTTCTCCACCGCGTAGGAACTCGGCTTCGCCTTAACGCGTTGCCTCTTCTCGCCCTCAACGCTGTAAACCTGGACCGATAATGAGCCATCGCGGTAGACCGTTACGCCCTTGCATCCGAGCTTGTAGGCGAGCAGGTAGGCGGCCTTGACGTCCTCAACGGTCGCATCGTTGGGCATGTTTATGGTCTTGCTCGCCGAATCCGTCAGCCAGAGCTGTATGTTCGCCTGGGCCAGGAGGTGGTCGAGCCAGTGGATGTCCATCGAAGTTACGAAGACTCTCTGCATCTCCTCCGGAATCTCCTCAAGCCCCTGTATCGAGCCGTAGTTGTCGCTTATCTTCCTCAGAAGTTCGTCGCTGTAGAGGCCGCGCCTCTTGAGTTCCGATTCGAAGACTGGATCAACGTAGTAGAACTCTCCCACCGTAACGCTCTTCTTGTAGACGAGGGCGAATATAGGCTCTATTCCGCTGGAGGTGTCCGCTATCAT
This window of the Thermococcus siculi genome carries:
- a CDS encoding PEGA domain-containing protein, translated to MIYLKRLYAILILAMLTFSLVFVNATPATSETTRSNPTMTQKHGLGALYVSPEEYERVTGFKFKRLTPENYLELIERAPEYPGRSTETLKETLKNLAYSSSEASPNLPLKIVNTRYLPPIRSQGPVGSCVGWASTYYTWTYMVNWWNWNSFPSNDDEIMNPTFTYNLINNGTDSGSYPLDAINLISTIGAVPLSSFPLFVKGPYGDPDNYAWLWSNDTQWIEAAYNRAWYPTSFDVYVLDLTNQDNFTYFKYLLARGYVAFTVIEVYDDFHNDQLPDNVYALNQDHEDYKGGHAVTIVGYDDTKQTPDGQGAFLLVNSWGTDWGDSGYFWLTYQAAQDTNHKLSRGYAYLIVPRDYQPKAFVGFKINHPKRGQIIGQGGIEIGIGDPNSPIWSREYFNFYMGHYTDLSSYQAHPFPNTTIYLDITDAIENASKVVNSPTVPVYIKVKDKYQDGVTGTLDKVEVLTPLGYTVKGVYTQIPEGKDLVALIEVPLAEYMSPTPSDGDTLAQSWLYVEVDSIVDVNNAEFVLTKRGYDKGTKWYQVGQPQAIEGTDWVITVIDIDADNNRAIVIVKNAVTGQESDQLTLEKYNPVDIFGDGSVILTLEDTFVDANGHPVASIHAVIDSWSATYWMWTGSDYQYNMDYATINVTGLEPDNYTYQVILNLTNGNEITMPERVVTLLGDPVATLRILSRPSGASVYIDGNYTGTTPLTIEVPAGDYNIAIEKHGYETYRTSVNLGNQEERTIDAVLTPVGDYALYPIGDYPSSVGNASSLFFVFNNLGTPDAFSTALYVSPTAAPGNDVRRISRLASTFDFGEVSPGDTVVSVGGPLVNPVTARYDNVSPVHMVIENGVITIVTPQGNVTWKAPKPWWNATEGYFVIQGFADKSINATVFTIYGTDADSTAAGAYYFMNIIYPNITNYRDVHYIVGQWRDTEAGADIPLPGASQGDTSGFSAEDAIEITFIG
- the thpR gene encoding RNA 2',3'-cyclic phosphodiesterase; amino-acid sequence: MRAFIAIEVNDAVRDNLVKAQERIGSKAAKIKFVERENFHVTLKFLGEIDEATAEEVKRALAEIAKKHKKHRARVKGIGVFPNPNYVRVIWAGIENDEGIKAIAEDVEKAMRRLGFKKEKDFVAHITIGRVKFVRDKLELAMALKELANEDFGEFDVEAIELKKSTLTPSGPIYETVARFELKEPEEKE
- the cca gene encoding CCA tRNA nucleotidyltransferase encodes the protein MTLEEVINEVLQNIRPTEEERAFVHSLMDELKEVARGTAEGLGLDVNPYFVGSTAKDTYLAGDHDFDLFLAFPIDTPIEELREKGLELGTAIAEKLDSYEIAYAEHPYVRARYKGVKVDLVPCYDVKDWKDVRTAVDRSILHTKWVNENLKGRNDEVRLLKRFLKGINAYGSEIYVRGFSGYLAEILVIKYGSFLEVLKNADFMLRQKVIDPGNWLRKEYETAMKTVKREAEEDRPLVVIDPVDPRRNVAANLSWEKFGRFYFKARGFIEGPSAEFFFPSERGIGNYLEELRRKGTHLLTLTFDKPNLIDDILLPQLERSARGFERALSREDFTVLGWDVGHSGGKAFIMLELDRLERERVRIKPGPEFFTERGWDFYRKNERVWLVGKRLYAEKKTDEHIVDILGKLLEKNQVAMGKGIREKVKRAEILLDYVPKELEKEAYLFLSREKWGLRE
- a CDS encoding phosphoribosyltransferase, translating into MDKVYLTWWQVDRAIFALADELRKHFTPDVIVGVARGGLIPAVRLSHILGDIEVKVIDVKFYKDIEERMEKPVITIPLYGEFEGKKVVIVDDVSDTGKTLEVVIEEVKKAGASEVKVACLSMKPWTKVVPDFYVFRTDKWVVFPWEEFPVVVRE